One segment of Massilia sp. Se16.2.3 DNA contains the following:
- a CDS encoding type II secretion system protein J, with protein MKRNRGFTLVELLVAIGILAMVAVLGWRGLDGIVRARAALTDQMEMTRGMQLAFAQMQSDCEHAASASVLGRRPFLLGEDNRLTLVRTVFNENEPARLQVIAYRLVNGALLRRESIATRDLLQLDALWQASVSDLDTTGAVTLQRNVESMGVLVWQNNGWRRQAEAAAQGGIAQPIGGLQVVLATRGYPQPLTKSFLLGSI; from the coding sequence ATGAAACGGAATCGCGGTTTCACGCTGGTCGAGCTGCTGGTGGCGATCGGCATCCTGGCGATGGTGGCCGTGCTCGGCTGGCGCGGCCTGGACGGCATCGTGCGCGCCCGCGCCGCCCTGACCGATCAAATGGAAATGACGCGCGGCATGCAGCTGGCCTTTGCCCAGATGCAGAGCGACTGCGAACATGCGGCCAGCGCCAGCGTGCTCGGGCGCCGGCCCTTCCTGCTCGGCGAGGACAACCGCCTGACCCTGGTCCGCACCGTCTTCAACGAAAACGAACCGGCGCGGCTGCAGGTGATTGCCTACCGTTTGGTGAACGGCGCCCTGCTGCGGCGAGAATCGATCGCCACCCGCGACCTGCTCCAGCTCGATGCCTTGTGGCAGGCGTCCGTCAGCGACCTCGACACCACCGGTGCCGTCACGCTGCAGCGCAACGTCGAATCGATGGGGGTGCTGGTCTGGCAAAACAACGGCTGGCGCCGGCAAGCCGAGGCGGCGGCGCAGGGCGGCATCGCCCAGCCGATCGGCGGCTTGCAGGTGGTGCTGGCCACGCGCGGCTACCCGCAGCCGCTCACCAAATCCTTCCTGTTGGGGAGCATCTGA